The following proteins are encoded in a genomic region of Flammeovirga pectinis:
- a CDS encoding GAF domain-containing SpoIIE family protein phosphatase: MISKRNFFNKLLTLSLLLISFGLQAQENVKGMVVDEDQQPISLADVYIDGIKKTTTNYDGIFIVENVEISSLRNLNVIKRGYKMQTWAKDGKNSIKVLLSYAPVFISGTALKGGKPIRNTYIKISGQKFQAAKTNSKGKFQLKVDRNFKVKANTVFLVDGDPVKSQYYNYNKSASIVVINIPGPIPTKKEIVAKKGTTKSTSTSSKTKTIQPAQIVEEDEITIDPILVVVVYDDDISPADSLDVTINEKHFLTDTNGEFEVYADSIDATSFIIDDYKIIKTKYDYQDNYMFVYISNGNEEQRNKGANIEYTENFQTVFNTLEAEKQILQETGVSLRKEIQKISEKLDKDANAKNKKALESYLERLTTSLIENELAYEDAQYKTNQMMSRMRTQIDQQETAIEQIEEEKEEVETERMLYFIIATISLFLIFIFYKNSQKLKEQRDDLQEITERLEQAKDDVVKSHEEMLSVKDIGQKFTATLDFETHMLDLQESVSELLPADTFGIGVYNTLERRLEFRNQISDSGLDTYFSESIDNAYSLAAWCFNNEVELIINDYDKENTLYIPQTKEKSLSVNKSLIYMPLIVEGKVVGIITMQTKEVDKYKDINISILKSLASYASIAVSNYIAYKELKEKNKSITDSMRYAKTIQSAILPSNSLLKDNFEDHFLLYRSKEIVSGDFYWFKRTEINGVVKKFVAVVDCTGHGVPGAFMSMIGNALLNDIVNVKGVSDTVDILNALNEGVKESLQQENSLNDDGMDIALICIEDGANESEKLIQFSGAKRPLYIFRNETSTLEVVAGASKSVGYTNRKKKEFNSQDIKLFKGDIVYLCSDGYVDQNNQNREKIGTLRLKALLEQNAISTMDQQKEVLEAELEQHQIGGVEQRDDITIIGLKV; encoded by the coding sequence ATGATCAGTAAAAGAAATTTTTTTAATAAACTACTTACATTATCCTTACTTCTTATCTCATTTGGACTACAAGCTCAAGAGAATGTAAAAGGTATGGTAGTTGATGAAGATCAACAACCAATATCTTTAGCCGATGTGTACATAGATGGAATAAAGAAGACTACAACAAACTATGATGGAATTTTTATAGTTGAAAATGTTGAAATTTCAAGTTTACGTAACCTCAATGTTATAAAAAGGGGATACAAGATGCAAACTTGGGCAAAGGATGGTAAAAACTCTATAAAGGTGTTACTTTCTTATGCTCCAGTATTTATTAGTGGTACTGCCTTAAAAGGAGGTAAGCCAATTAGAAATACTTATATAAAAATTAGCGGACAAAAGTTTCAGGCTGCAAAAACAAACTCAAAAGGTAAATTTCAATTAAAAGTTGATAGAAACTTTAAAGTGAAAGCCAATACAGTTTTTCTTGTAGATGGAGATCCTGTAAAATCGCAATATTATAATTATAATAAGTCAGCAAGTATTGTTGTAATCAATATTCCTGGTCCTATACCTACAAAAAAGGAAATAGTTGCTAAGAAAGGAACAACAAAATCGACAAGTACTAGTTCAAAGACAAAGACTATTCAGCCAGCACAAATAGTTGAGGAGGATGAAATCACAATTGACCCAATATTGGTTGTTGTTGTATATGATGATGATATTTCTCCTGCCGATAGTTTAGATGTAACTATTAATGAAAAACATTTCTTGACAGATACTAATGGAGAATTTGAAGTATATGCTGACTCTATAGATGCGACAAGTTTTATTATTGATGATTATAAAATCATTAAAACAAAATATGATTATCAAGATAATTATATGTTCGTTTATATCAGTAACGGTAACGAGGAACAAAGAAATAAAGGAGCAAACATTGAGTACACAGAGAACTTCCAAACAGTATTTAATACTTTAGAAGCAGAAAAACAGATTCTTCAAGAAACTGGAGTTTCGTTAAGAAAAGAAATTCAGAAAATTTCAGAAAAGCTAGATAAAGATGCCAACGCCAAGAACAAGAAAGCATTAGAATCTTATTTAGAGAGATTGACTACTTCTTTAATTGAAAATGAACTTGCTTACGAAGATGCTCAGTATAAAACGAATCAAATGATGTCTCGAATGAGAACTCAAATTGATCAGCAAGAAACTGCAATTGAGCAGATTGAAGAAGAAAAGGAAGAAGTTGAGACAGAAAGAATGTTGTATTTTATTATTGCAACAATCTCATTATTCTTGATTTTTATCTTCTATAAAAACTCGCAAAAATTAAAAGAGCAAAGAGATGATCTTCAAGAGATTACTGAACGTTTAGAACAGGCTAAAGATGATGTAGTTAAATCTCATGAAGAAATGTTATCTGTAAAAGATATCGGGCAGAAGTTTACAGCTACTTTAGATTTTGAAACCCATATGTTGGATTTACAGGAAAGTGTTTCCGAATTACTACCTGCAGATACTTTTGGAATAGGAGTCTATAATACATTGGAAAGAAGATTGGAATTTAGAAATCAAATTTCTGATTCTGGGTTAGATACTTATTTTTCTGAATCAATTGATAACGCATATAGTTTAGCTGCTTGGTGTTTTAATAATGAGGTAGAGTTAATAATTAATGATTATGACAAAGAGAATACCTTATATATACCACAGACAAAAGAGAAATCATTATCAGTAAATAAATCTCTGATTTATATGCCACTAATAGTGGAAGGTAAAGTAGTAGGTATTATTACAATGCAAACTAAAGAGGTTGATAAATATAAAGATATAAATATTTCAATCCTCAAATCTTTAGCGTCTTACGCATCTATTGCAGTATCAAACTACATTGCATATAAAGAATTAAAGGAAAAAAATAAGAGTATTACGGATAGTATGCGCTATGCAAAAACAATCCAGAGTGCAATTCTTCCATCTAATTCATTACTGAAAGATAATTTTGAAGATCACTTCTTATTATACCGTTCAAAAGAAATTGTTTCAGGTGATTTCTATTGGTTTAAAAGAACAGAGATTAATGGTGTAGTGAAGAAATTTGTAGCCGTTGTAGATTGCACAGGTCATGGTGTTCCTGGTGCATTTATGTCTATGATTGGTAATGCTTTATTAAATGATATTGTTAACGTTAAGGGAGTATCTGATACAGTAGATATTTTAAATGCTTTAAATGAAGGCGTAAAAGAATCTCTACAACAAGAAAATTCTTTAAATGACGATGGAATGGATATCGCTTTAATCTGTATTGAAGATGGAGCCAATGAAAGTGAAAAACTAATTCAGTTTTCAGGAGCTAAGCGTCCTCTATATATATTTAGAAATGAAACATCTACTCTTGAAGTTGTTGCTGGAGCATCTAAATCTGTTGGTTACACTAACCGTAAGAAGAAAGAATTTAACTCTCAAGACATTAAACTATTTAAAGGTGATATTGTCTACTTATGTAGTGATGGTTACGTAGATCAGAATAACCAGAACCGAGAGAAAATCGGTACTTTAAGGTTGAAGGCGTTATTAGAGCAGAATGCAATATCTACTATGGATCAGCAGAAAGAAGTATTAGAAGCTGAATTAGAACAACATCAAATTGGTGGCGTTGAGCAAAGGGATGATATTACAATAATTGGATTGAAAGTCTAA
- a CDS encoding ABC transporter ATP-binding protein produces MQNDIVLKSTSLQTGYYEKNKVKTVIGDFSNLTLEKGDFIALLGPNGVGKSTLLKTLSGELVPISGDIKIEERNILDYSNIEKSKVLSFVFSNVQIVGNLSVRETVMMGRYPYVNWWGKLSEKDDALVIQALEDVGAIHLIERKITELSDGERQKVMIARAIAQDTSLILLDEPTAHLDLINRIEIFQLLKRIARKRHKSILLSTHEVEMSLQIADKMWILENGKCVVGTPDAIVSRGDIARVFSNKNIGFDTKQGTFNYCADKTLFSYTISIDSTVNLSEETRLRISWIDKKFLSEGCVKSDTPDYNLYLTIDKDSNYLVWDISYLNTNVRCEMDGLDVFKMILKLYTQ; encoded by the coding sequence ATGCAGAATGATATTGTTCTTAAAAGCACAAGTTTACAGACAGGTTATTACGAGAAAAATAAAGTGAAAACTGTAATTGGAGACTTCTCTAATTTAACTTTAGAGAAAGGAGATTTTATTGCCTTACTTGGACCTAATGGAGTAGGGAAATCAACTTTATTAAAAACACTTTCTGGAGAGCTTGTTCCTATAAGTGGTGATATTAAGATAGAAGAGAGAAATATTTTAGATTATTCTAATATTGAAAAATCTAAGGTATTGAGTTTTGTATTTTCTAATGTTCAGATTGTGGGCAATTTATCAGTAAGGGAAACTGTAATGATGGGACGTTATCCTTATGTGAATTGGTGGGGTAAATTATCTGAAAAAGATGATGCTTTAGTAATACAAGCACTTGAAGATGTAGGAGCTATACATTTAATTGAAAGAAAAATCACTGAATTAAGTGACGGTGAACGACAAAAAGTAATGATTGCAAGAGCAATAGCTCAAGATACATCTTTGATCTTACTTGATGAACCCACCGCTCATCTTGATCTAATTAATAGAATTGAAATATTTCAATTATTAAAAAGAATTGCAAGAAAACGTCATAAATCAATTCTTTTATCAACGCATGAGGTAGAAATGTCTCTTCAAATAGCTGATAAGATGTGGATTCTTGAAAATGGAAAATGTGTTGTTGGTACGCCAGATGCTATTGTTTCTAGAGGTGATATAGCTCGTGTTTTCAGCAATAAAAATATTGGTTTTGATACCAAACAAGGTACTTTTAATTATTGTGCTGATAAAACTTTGTTTTCTTATACTATTTCAATTGATTCTACCGTTAATTTAAGTGAAGAAACAAGATTAAGAATCTCTTGGATTGATAAGAAATTCTTATCAGAGGGATGTGTTAAATCGGATACACCAGATTATAATTTATATCTAACAATAGATAAAGATAGTAACTACTTAGTATGGGATATTTCTTATTTAAACACAAATGTTAGGTGTGAAATGGATGGTCTCGACGTTTTTAAGATGATTCTTAAACTATATACGCAATAA
- a CDS encoding FecCD family ABC transporter permease: MNLKVIDLKVKILLLWVAIIPLFILNVSVGSTQISISDIFGALFHSEMIDEGVYNILWLIRIPKALVSILAGVGLAVSGLLMQALFRNPMAGPSVLGINSGASLGVALISLSSGIGLGVNSIAYLQNLGAWLTVIASSVGAGLVMFLILIVAHKIKDNVALLIVGIMVGALASSLVGIAQYFSHPDQLQEYILWTFGSLGGIVYDQILILSLLTLLGVLVSVYLCKSMNLMLLGEQYAKSMGLSVSKFRLLTIFSASILAGSITGFCGPIGFVGIAAPHIARVISKSSDHFKLLPLSAVVGAGGLLICDIISHVNSSGVVLPINSITSLIGAPIVILAMLKGRK; this comes from the coding sequence ATGAATTTGAAAGTAATTGATCTAAAAGTAAAGATTCTACTCTTATGGGTTGCCATAATTCCATTGTTTATTCTCAATGTAAGCGTTGGCTCTACACAAATTTCAATTTCTGATATATTTGGAGCTTTATTTCATTCAGAAATGATAGATGAAGGAGTTTATAATATTCTTTGGTTAATCAGAATTCCAAAAGCTTTGGTGTCAATATTAGCTGGGGTAGGTTTAGCAGTTAGTGGATTATTAATGCAAGCATTATTTAGAAATCCTATGGCAGGACCTTCTGTTCTTGGGATAAACTCTGGAGCATCTTTAGGAGTAGCACTTATCTCACTTTCATCTGGAATAGGATTAGGTGTAAATTCCATAGCATATTTACAAAATTTAGGAGCATGGTTAACAGTAATTGCTTCTTCTGTAGGAGCAGGTTTGGTTATGTTTTTAATATTAATTGTTGCTCATAAAATTAAAGATAATGTAGCTCTTTTAATCGTTGGGATAATGGTGGGAGCACTTGCTTCGTCATTAGTTGGGATTGCCCAATATTTTAGTCACCCAGATCAATTACAAGAATATATATTATGGACGTTTGGCAGCCTTGGAGGGATAGTATATGATCAAATTTTGATCTTGTCACTACTAACTTTATTAGGTGTGCTAGTTAGCGTTTATCTTTGTAAATCGATGAATTTAATGCTCTTAGGCGAACAATATGCCAAAAGTATGGGTTTGTCGGTGTCAAAATTTAGATTGTTGACAATATTTTCGGCAAGTATTTTGGCGGGAAGTATTACAGGTTTTTGTGGACCAATTGGTTTTGTAGGAATAGCTGCTCCACACATTGCTAGAGTGATTTCTAAATCATCCGATCATTTCAAATTACTTCCATTAAGTGCAGTTGTTGGTGCAGGTGGTTTATTAATATGCGATATCATTTCTCATGTAAATAGCTCAGGAGTTGTATTGCCAATTAATTCAATTACCTCTTTAATAGGAGCACCAATTGTTATATTAGCCATGTTAAAAGGACGGAAATAA
- a CDS encoding HAD hydrolase-like protein, producing MKKNITLLFDFDGTIVDSIQVVKSIIEDLAPLYHLKIDKSSLDDLKEKGAKDIIKLIDLKWWKLPFFVFHVKRKMTKRIDEILLFDNIKNELISLNNEGYRIEILSSNDPKTIKRFLLKNNMTSLVAHIYKASALFKKHTLLNKIKETTSNQILYIGDEVRDIDACKKSNVPIVAVTWGYNSSKILNKSKPEYIIEKPNQLSKVINDFSTSNN from the coding sequence ATGAAAAAAAATATCACTTTACTCTTTGATTTTGATGGTACTATAGTCGATTCAATACAGGTTGTAAAGTCTATAATAGAAGATCTAGCGCCTCTCTATCATTTAAAAATTGATAAATCCTCTTTAGACGATTTAAAAGAAAAAGGAGCAAAAGATATTATCAAACTGATTGATTTAAAATGGTGGAAACTTCCTTTTTTTGTGTTTCATGTTAAAAGGAAAATGACAAAAAGAATTGATGAAATACTCTTATTCGATAATATAAAAAATGAATTAATTAGCTTAAATAATGAAGGCTATAGAATTGAGATTTTAAGTAGTAATGATCCTAAAACTATTAAAAGATTTTTACTCAAAAATAATATGACTTCTCTTGTTGCTCATATATATAAAGCAAGTGCATTGTTTAAAAAACACACCCTCTTAAATAAGATAAAAGAAACCACCTCTAATCAGATACTATATATTGGTGATGAAGTTAGAGATATCGATGCTTGTAAAAAAAGTAATGTTCCAATTGTTGCTGTAACATGGGGTTATAACTCATCTAAAATATTAAATAAAAGTAAGCCAGAATACATTATAGAAAAACCTAATCAGTTATCTAAAGTAATTAATGATTTTAGTACTAGTAACAACTAA
- a CDS encoding penicillin acylase family protein — protein MRSSIAGIISAFTFFCIVALDSNIKSLPPLGRFLDPFQGFWQNEVRDEKLPETLTLPTMISDGTVFYDSILVPHVYAENDHDLYLLQGYITARHRLWQMDFISKVASGRLSEILGDKFVNFDKGMRRQGLQFGAEQFVETIKNDKKMISLINAYCSGVNAYIDELNYSDYPVEYKFFNYKPEHWTPLKVALVFKYIQYSLSGPDNDFENSNSFQLLGKKNFDLLFPEILPFQETIAHNDSVWANIQPLKVKVPTDYKMLSGLRKHAIEKEDPDNGSNNWAISGAKTLNGNPILCNDPHLTLSLPSIWFSIQLTSQESNTLGMSIPGVPCIITGANQDIAWGVTSARRDDRDWYKILFQDKSQTHYLIDNYWDKAELRIEEIKIREKDPVMDTVRYTKWGPVIYDKSFGQTNQKQGYALRWSGHDPSKELKAIYKINKAKDYTEFNDALKYFFGPALNFAFISNTNTIAMNIQARFPNRWKEQGKFVLDGTRSDTKWQSYIPQEHNISVVDPKIGYVSSANEHPAGENYPYYTYGQYYEYYRNRRIHDLLDSAQELTVSDLGNMMNDNYSLFAEENLQFLLKHINLNNLSDEEQSVFNLLRNWDYKYSPGEIHSIYFEEWAKSIMQLVWDEFHEHPTKSYAIPSRANTFYLLKNNPNFSFFDELETSKSESIDDLINESFSLSIKKVNKWKEENSEEDLNWSNYKHTTIQHLGRLPGFEIDKLKSGGYKGIINAMKEKHGPSYRMLVEMTKNGPVCYQAIPGGQSGNPGSPYYDNMVPYFEEGKLFKVNFYKAEDFKNSDNPPTSLLKVEEIKKLNE, from the coding sequence ATGAGATCCTCAATAGCAGGTATTATTTCAGCTTTTACATTTTTTTGTATTGTTGCCCTCGACTCAAATATTAAGAGTTTACCTCCATTAGGTAGATTTTTAGATCCATTTCAAGGTTTTTGGCAGAACGAAGTCCGTGATGAAAAGCTACCTGAAACACTTACTTTGCCTACAATGATTTCGGATGGTACAGTATTTTACGATTCAATTCTTGTACCTCATGTGTATGCTGAAAATGATCATGATTTATACCTTCTTCAAGGATATATAACTGCTAGACACAGACTTTGGCAAATGGATTTCATATCTAAAGTTGCTTCAGGTCGTTTATCTGAAATTCTTGGAGATAAATTTGTGAATTTTGATAAAGGAATGAGGAGACAAGGTCTGCAATTTGGTGCTGAACAATTTGTAGAAACTATAAAGAATGATAAGAAAATGATCTCTTTGATTAATGCTTATTGTTCTGGGGTAAATGCTTACATCGATGAATTAAATTACTCTGACTACCCTGTTGAGTATAAATTCTTTAATTACAAACCAGAACATTGGACTCCCTTAAAAGTAGCATTAGTTTTTAAATATATACAGTATAGTCTAAGTGGGCCGGATAATGACTTTGAAAACTCTAATTCGTTTCAACTATTAGGTAAAAAGAATTTTGACTTACTCTTCCCTGAGATTTTACCTTTTCAAGAAACTATTGCACATAACGATTCTGTTTGGGCGAATATCCAACCGTTAAAAGTTAAAGTTCCTACTGACTACAAAATGTTATCTGGTTTAAGAAAACATGCCATAGAAAAAGAAGATCCTGATAACGGAAGTAATAACTGGGCTATAAGTGGTGCTAAGACATTAAATGGCAATCCCATTCTTTGTAATGACCCACACCTAACATTATCTCTCCCTTCTATTTGGTTTTCAATTCAATTAACCTCTCAAGAATCCAATACTTTAGGCATGTCAATTCCTGGTGTACCTTGTATAATTACAGGGGCAAACCAAGATATTGCTTGGGGAGTTACAAGTGCAAGAAGAGATGATAGAGATTGGTATAAAATATTATTTCAAGATAAAAGCCAAACACATTACCTCATAGATAATTACTGGGACAAAGCAGAGTTACGCATCGAAGAAATTAAAATAAGGGAAAAAGATCCTGTAATGGATACCGTTAGATATACTAAATGGGGGCCTGTTATTTATGATAAATCTTTTGGTCAAACAAACCAGAAACAAGGATATGCATTAAGATGGAGTGGTCATGACCCATCTAAAGAACTAAAAGCAATTTATAAAATAAACAAAGCAAAAGATTATACTGAATTCAACGATGCTTTAAAGTACTTTTTTGGTCCTGCTTTAAATTTTGCATTCATATCAAATACAAATACTATTGCTATGAATATCCAAGCACGTTTTCCAAATAGATGGAAAGAACAGGGGAAATTTGTACTAGATGGAACTCGTTCAGATACTAAATGGCAAAGTTATATACCACAAGAGCATAATATTTCTGTTGTTGACCCTAAAATTGGTTACGTTAGTTCTGCAAATGAGCATCCCGCAGGAGAAAATTACCCTTACTATACCTATGGGCAATATTATGAATATTACAGAAATAGAAGAATCCATGATTTGTTAGACAGTGCACAAGAGTTAACTGTTAGTGATTTAGGGAATATGATGAATGACAATTACAGTCTATTTGCAGAAGAAAACCTTCAGTTCTTGTTAAAACATATAAATCTTAATAACCTAAGTGATGAAGAACAAAGTGTTTTTAATCTTCTAAGAAACTGGGATTACAAATATTCTCCGGGAGAAATTCATTCTATATATTTTGAAGAATGGGCGAAAAGCATAATGCAATTAGTTTGGGACGAATTCCATGAACATCCAACAAAATCGTATGCAATTCCATCAAGAGCAAATACATTTTATTTATTAAAGAATAACCCTAATTTCTCCTTTTTTGATGAATTAGAAACTTCAAAATCAGAATCTATTGATGATTTGATAAATGAAAGTTTCTCTCTTTCTATTAAGAAAGTAAACAAATGGAAAGAAGAAAATTCTGAAGAAGATTTAAACTGGTCGAACTATAAACACACTACTATTCAGCATTTAGGAAGACTACCCGGCTTTGAAATTGATAAACTAAAAAGCGGTGGCTACAAAGGAATTATTAATGCCATGAAAGAAAAACATGGACCAAGTTATAGAATGCTAGTTGAGATGACGAAAAATGGACCCGTTTGTTACCAAGCAATCCCTGGTGGACAATCCGGAAATCCAGGAAGTCCTTATTACGACAATATGGTACCTTATTTTGAAGAAGGTAAATTGTTTAAGGTCAATTTCTATAAAGCAGAAGATTTTAAAAATAGTGATAATCCCCCTACTTCATTATTGAAAGTAGAAGAAATAAAGAAATTAAATGAATAA
- the purB gene encoding adenylosuccinate lyase, translated as MELNELTAVSPIDGRYRSKTSSLSNYFSEFALIRYRVWVEIEYFIALCESPLPQLKDFDKSLYPSIRKIYQEFTNEDAVKVKDFERVTNHDVKSVEYFIKEKFDQLGIKEQKEFVHFGLTSQDVNNTAIPLSLKNANVEVVLPMLEEIIGLVDSLANDWAEYPILALTHGQPASPSRLGKEFKVFSYRATKQLNALKQIPYSAKFGGATGNFNAHHVAYPTIEWVDFGNEFVNNTLGLDRSQFTTQIENYDNLAALFDAFKRVNTILIDMSRDIWQYVSMRYFKQKINKNEVGSSAMPHKVNPIDFENAEGNLGIANALLEHLSAKLPISRLQRDLTDSTVLRNIGVPLGHILIALQSLKKGLNKLELNDAQLKADLEDNWAVVAEAIQTVLRREGIPNPYEMLKDLTRKNEKITESSIQVFIDGLAVSDAIKAELKVITPYNYTGL; from the coding sequence ATGGAACTAAACGAACTCACAGCAGTATCACCAATTGATGGCAGGTACAGAAGTAAAACTTCATCATTATCTAACTATTTTTCAGAATTTGCTCTGATAAGATATCGTGTTTGGGTTGAAATCGAATACTTTATCGCTTTATGTGAGTCACCACTCCCTCAACTAAAAGACTTTGATAAGTCACTTTATCCATCTATTCGTAAAATCTATCAAGAATTTACAAACGAAGATGCAGTTAAAGTAAAAGACTTTGAACGTGTCACTAACCATGATGTTAAGTCAGTTGAGTATTTTATTAAAGAAAAATTTGATCAATTAGGGATTAAAGAACAAAAAGAATTCGTTCATTTTGGTCTTACTTCTCAAGATGTAAACAACACTGCAATTCCTTTGTCACTTAAAAATGCAAATGTTGAAGTTGTTCTACCAATGTTAGAAGAAATCATTGGTTTGGTTGATTCTTTAGCTAACGATTGGGCTGAATACCCAATTTTAGCATTAACACATGGTCAACCTGCATCTCCATCTAGATTAGGTAAAGAATTCAAAGTATTTAGCTACAGAGCTACAAAACAATTAAATGCATTAAAGCAGATTCCTTATTCTGCTAAATTTGGTGGTGCTACAGGTAATTTCAATGCTCATCACGTTGCTTACCCAACTATTGAATGGGTTGATTTTGGTAACGAATTTGTAAACAATACGTTAGGATTAGATCGTTCTCAATTTACAACTCAAATTGAAAACTATGATAACCTTGCTGCATTGTTTGATGCATTTAAAAGAGTAAATACAATTTTGATAGATATGTCTAGAGATATCTGGCAATATGTATCAATGCGCTACTTCAAGCAAAAAATTAATAAGAATGAAGTTGGTTCATCTGCCATGCCTCATAAAGTAAATCCTATTGATTTTGAAAATGCGGAAGGTAACTTGGGTATTGCAAATGCTTTATTAGAGCATTTATCAGCAAAATTACCAATTTCAAGATTACAAAGAGACTTAACGGACTCTACTGTATTAAGAAATATTGGTGTACCATTAGGACATATATTAATTGCTTTGCAATCGTTGAAAAAAGGTCTAAACAAATTAGAACTTAATGACGCACAATTAAAAGCTGATTTAGAAGATAACTGGGCAGTTGTTGCAGAAGCAATCCAAACAGTTCTTCGTAGAGAAGGTATTCCTAACCCTTATGAAATGCTTAAAGATCTTACTCGTAAAAACGAAAAAATTACAGAGTCAAGTATCCAAGTATTTATTGATGGTTTAGCTGTTTCTGATGCAATTAAAGCTGAATTGAAAGTAATTACTCCTTACAACTATACAGGTTTATAA